A DNA window from Methanococcus voltae PS contains the following coding sequences:
- a CDS encoding class III signal peptide-containing protein, translated as MLKLKNRKKGQVSLELGIFIALVLAVSAIVGIGYINGIKNVGDAYAKPLDELDFDPKSYIPKPNITLEDALNNTNLTEIQKTLESNKDALIDEINKSGILSGSELIYSKNNAGSNNSWSRILENHLENLSKPPYDNMLGISNPSYPNNKGILNWNAVGNLPAIFQNPAVFITNNAKYSYDNVDTADDLEKLKGTVIIYKPDVSKIMEYYYIDENLKKSKKETYRIK; from the coding sequence ATGTTAAAATTAAAAAATAGAAAAAAAGGACAAGTTTCACTAGAATTGGGTATATTTATAGCATTAGTACTTGCAGTATCTGCGATAGTGGGGATTGGATATATAAATGGAATTAAAAATGTAGGGGACGCTTATGCTAAACCTCTAGATGAGCTAGATTTTGACCCTAAATCATATATTCCAAAACCCAATATTACATTAGAGGATGCCTTGAATAATACAAACCTTACAGAAATACAGAAAACACTGGAATCAAATAAAGATGCTTTAATTGATGAAATAAACAAAAGCGGTATTTTAAGTGGTTCTGAACTTATTTATTCAAAGAATAATGCAGGCTCAAACAACTCTTGGAGTAGGATATTGGAAAATCATCTTGAAAACTTATCTAAACCACCTTATGACAATATGCTAGGTATTTCAAATCCCTCATATCCTAACAATAAAGGTATTTTAAATTGGAATGCTGTTGGGAATTTACCTGCCATCTTCCAAAATCCCGCGGTATTTATCACCAATAATGCAAAATATAGTTATGATAATGTAGATACTGCCGACGATTTGGAAAAATTAAAAGGAACAGTGATTATATATAAACCTGACGTCTCAAAAATTATGGAATATTACTATATAGATGAAAATCTAAAAAAATCAAAAAAAGAAACTTACAGGATTAAATAA
- a CDS encoding F420-dependent methylenetetrahydromethanopterin dehydrogenase, producing MVVKVGIIKCGNIGMSPLIDLSLDERADRNDIDVRVIGSGAKMGPEQVEEVTKKMIEDIKPDFVLYIGPNPAAPGPKVARELLSAADIPAVIIGDAPGIKDKDAMAEQGLGYILIKCDPMIGARRQFLDPVEMSMFNADVVRVLAGTGAARVVQNAVDAMIYAVEEGKEIELPKIIVTDAKAVAAAEFSNPYAKAKAMAAFVMAEKVADIDVKGCFMTKEMDKYIPIVASAHETIRCAAKLVDEARELEKATDAVSRKPHAGAGAILNKSKLMEKPE from the coding sequence ATGGTAGTAAAAGTAGGTATCATAAAATGTGGTAACATAGGAATGTCCCCTTTAATCGACCTTAGCCTCGATGAAAGAGCTGACAGAAACGACATAGACGTGAGAGTTATAGGTAGTGGGGCTAAAATGGGCCCTGAACAAGTTGAAGAAGTTACTAAAAAAATGATTGAAGATATAAAACCAGACTTTGTTTTATACATCGGACCAAACCCAGCTGCTCCTGGGCCAAAAGTTGCAAGAGAATTATTAAGCGCTGCTGACATCCCTGCTGTAATCATTGGTGATGCACCAGGTATTAAAGACAAAGACGCTATGGCAGAACAAGGATTAGGATACATTTTAATTAAATGTGACCCAATGATTGGTGCAAGAAGACAGTTTTTAGACCCTGTTGAAATGTCAATGTTTAACGCTGATGTTGTTAGAGTATTAGCTGGAACTGGTGCTGCTAGAGTAGTTCAGAACGCTGTTGATGCTATGATTTACGCAGTTGAAGAAGGAAAAGAAATCGAACTTCCAAAAATCATTGTTACAGATGCAAAAGCTGTTGCTGCTGCTGAATTCTCAAACCCATACGCAAAAGCAAAAGCTATGGCTGCTTTCGTAATGGCTGAAAAAGTAGCTGACATTGACGTAAAAGGATGCTTTATGACCAAAGAAATGGACAAATACATCCCTATCGTTGCTTCAGCACACGAAACCATCAGATGCGCTGCTAAATTAGTAGACGAAGCTAGAGAATTAGAAAAAGCAACAGATGCAGTAAGCAGAAAACCACACGCAGGTGCTGGTGCTATCTTAAACAAATCAAAATTAATGGAAAAACCAGAATAA
- a CDS encoding acyl-CoA dehydratase activase, producing the protein MILGIDIGSTTTKTVLMDENNNKIIDYSIDNIGVIIEEEMIMDYVKKYEKNYSVDNIVATGYGRHKLSCVDKVVPEVIALGKGANYFFPNVDGLIDIGGQDSKVIKLGKDGKVVDFILSDKCAAGTGKFLEKSLDILKIDKSEDLYKYKSEHVAKISSMCAVFAETEIISLLSKKTPKEDILMGVYESIANRTIPMVHRLKINEIAFSGGVAKNPVLREVFETKIGKKLHVSEEPQITCCVGACLLI; encoded by the coding sequence ATGATTTTAGGAATTGATATTGGTTCTACAACCACTAAAACTGTTTTAATGGATGAAAATAACAATAAAATTATTGATTATAGTATCGATAACATTGGTGTAATAATTGAAGAAGAAATGATTATGGACTATGTTAAAAAATATGAGAAAAATTATTCAGTTGATAATATAGTTGCTACAGGTTATGGGCGCCATAAATTATCCTGCGTAGATAAAGTAGTACCCGAAGTAATTGCACTTGGAAAAGGGGCTAATTATTTTTTCCCAAACGTAGATGGGCTTATTGATATAGGTGGGCAGGATAGTAAAGTTATTAAATTAGGAAAAGATGGAAAAGTAGTTGATTTCATATTATCGGATAAATGTGCTGCAGGAACAGGAAAATTCCTAGAAAAATCACTTGACATACTAAAAATTGATAAAAGCGAAGACTTATACAAATACAAATCAGAGCATGTGGCTAAAATATCTTCTATGTGTGCAGTTTTTGCAGAAACAGAGATAATATCGTTATTATCTAAAAAAACACCTAAAGAAGACATATTAATGGGAGTTTACGAAAGTATTGCAAATAGAACTATCCCCATGGTTCATAGATTAAAAATAAATGAAATTGCATTTAGTGGGGGGGTTGCTAAAAATCCCGTCCTTAGAGAAGTATTTGAAACTAAAATAGGCAAAAAATTGCATGTATCAGAGGAACCACAAATTACCTGCTGTGTAGGTGCTTGTTTGTTGATTTAA
- the cbiD gene encoding cobalt-precorrin-5B (C(1))-methyltransferase CbiD: MKYDFRAEKSLGYTTGSCACAGAYSGLYYLKNGEILDFVEIENPNGEILIIPIEKIIIDSKNANSVKVVVKKFSGEDIDVTNGEFIEIDVKLLKNDDSDKFDKFDNLKKDDVSTIKEYENEFIIITGGKGVGFVTKEGLQIQVGDYAINPKPREMIIENCLKLLNKDEKSQKPVEKVKVTVSVPNGLELAKKTLNPKLGIIDGISILGTTGIVRPMSNDAYKNSLVPQIDVALSKNYKRVIFVAGNIGTKYAKKDTDVNIYDKYFKNGFDEDKVIEVSNFWDFMLDKALEKGIEEITIYGHSGKIVKLAGGIYNTHSKVSDARNEILTAYSAQYIEDKSLIRKILYANTTEEINGYLKEIGILETVYTEICKRVVERLEYRWDKIKFNCHIIGMKGEKLGKFDKN; encoded by the coding sequence ATGAAATATGACTTTAGGGCTGAAAAAAGTCTCGGATATACTACTGGTTCTTGTGCTTGTGCCGGCGCCTATTCTGGACTTTACTATCTAAAAAATGGGGAAATTTTAGATTTTGTTGAAATTGAAAATCCCAATGGGGAAATTTTAATAATCCCAATTGAAAAAATTATAATTGACTCAAAAAATGCTAATTCTGTTAAGGTCGTTGTAAAAAAATTTTCCGGTGAAGATATCGATGTTACAAATGGAGAATTTATAGAAATAGATGTAAAACTTTTAAAAAATGATGATTCAGATAAGTTTGATAAGTTTGATAATTTAAAAAAGGACGATGTTTCCACTATTAAAGAATATGAAAACGAATTTATAATTATAACTGGCGGTAAGGGCGTAGGGTTTGTAACAAAAGAAGGATTACAAATTCAGGTTGGAGATTATGCAATAAACCCAAAACCTAGGGAAATGATAATAGAAAATTGCCTAAAATTATTAAACAAAGATGAAAAAAGCCAAAAACCCGTTGAAAAAGTTAAAGTAACTGTTTCTGTACCTAATGGACTAGAATTAGCTAAAAAAACATTAAATCCAAAATTAGGTATTATAGATGGCATATCAATTCTTGGAACTACCGGGATAGTAAGACCGATGTCAAACGATGCGTACAAAAATTCACTTGTTCCTCAAATCGATGTTGCATTGTCTAAAAATTACAAGCGCGTAATATTTGTTGCAGGTAATATCGGAACCAAATACGCGAAAAAGGATACAGACGTTAACATTTACGATAAATACTTCAAAAATGGCTTTGATGAAGATAAAGTGATAGAAGTGTCTAATTTTTGGGATTTTATGTTAGATAAGGCACTTGAAAAAGGTATTGAAGAAATAACCATATATGGTCACTCGGGTAAAATCGTTAAATTAGCCGGTGGTATCTACAATACACATTCTAAGGTTTCTGATGCTAGAAACGAAATTTTAACGGCCTATTCTGCTCAATATATAGAAGATAAATCCCTTATTCGTAAAATCTTATATGCAAATACTACTGAAGAAATAAATGGATATTTAAAAGAAATAGGAATTCTCGAAACAGTGTATACTGAAATTTGCAAAAGAGTAGTTGAAAGATTAGAATATAGATGGGATAAAATAAAATTTAATTGCCATATTATTGGAATGAAAGGCGAAAAACTTGGTAAATTCGATAAAAATTAA
- a CDS encoding ribosome biogenesis/translation initiation ATPase RLI: MSRLAILDYDRCQPRRCSMECMKYCPGVRMEEETIVIDDDTGKPVISEQLCSGCGICTKRCPFGSIKIIGLPEELSDDKIIHSYGQNRFRLYGLISPRNGVTGILGPNGVGKSTIIKILNGEIVPNLNDLENPASLEDVVKHFSGTELQNYFEKLKEKNIKPIHKPQYVDILPKVVKGKVGDMLRKVDEKGKFDELTKELELTNLLNREFTQLSGGELQRVAIAAACLRDGSIYYFDEPTSWLDVKQRFSAAKVIRKVSEDKKVVAVEHDLIVLDYLSDNIHIMYGVPSAYGVVTHPRGTRVGINAYLDGFLKEENIRFRKNSIIFEKRPPADNSNRPMLLDYTDIGVNLGDFKLNVEGGEIYQGEVVGILGPNGIGKTTFVKALAGVMKPNSGEINGDIKVAYKPQYILTDFEGTVEDLLMGITAIHTSFYKSEIIKPLALENLMESNVKDLSGGELQRVSIAACLSHDADLYLIDEPSAFLDVEQRLNASRVIRRMADEKDAAMFVVDHDILFQDYISDRFIVFDGEAGMNGQGSAPLKKRDGANKFLKQMGITFRRDPETGRPRVNKEGSQRDIYQKEIGEYYYVDE, from the coding sequence ATGTCAAGACTAGCGATATTAGATTATGATAGATGTCAACCAAGACGTTGTTCTATGGAATGTATGAAATACTGTCCAGGCGTTAGAATGGAAGAAGAAACTATCGTTATAGATGACGATACGGGAAAACCGGTAATTTCTGAACAATTGTGTAGCGGTTGTGGTATATGTACAAAGAGATGCCCATTTGGTTCGATTAAAATAATTGGTTTACCTGAAGAACTCTCAGACGATAAGATTATACACTCGTACGGTCAAAATAGATTTAGATTATACGGTTTAATCTCTCCAAGAAATGGTGTAACAGGTATTTTAGGACCTAACGGGGTAGGTAAATCTACCATCATAAAAATATTAAACGGCGAGATTGTACCTAATTTAAATGATTTGGAGAATCCTGCAAGCCTCGAAGATGTAGTTAAACATTTTTCGGGCACCGAATTGCAAAATTACTTCGAAAAACTCAAGGAAAAAAATATAAAACCAATTCACAAGCCACAATACGTCGATATATTGCCTAAAGTAGTTAAAGGTAAAGTAGGCGATATGTTAAGAAAAGTTGACGAAAAAGGTAAATTTGATGAATTAACCAAAGAATTAGAACTTACCAATTTGTTAAACAGAGAATTTACTCAATTAAGTGGTGGGGAGCTTCAAAGAGTGGCTATTGCTGCAGCTTGCTTAAGAGATGGTAGTATATACTATTTCGATGAACCTACATCTTGGTTAGATGTTAAGCAACGTTTTAGCGCTGCAAAAGTTATAAGGAAAGTTAGCGAAGACAAGAAAGTAGTAGCTGTTGAGCACGATTTAATCGTTTTGGATTACTTATCAGATAACATACACATTATGTATGGTGTACCGTCAGCTTACGGGGTTGTTACACACCCAAGAGGTACAAGAGTAGGTATTAACGCTTACCTAGATGGATTCTTAAAAGAAGAAAACATACGATTTAGGAAAAATTCCATTATCTTCGAAAAAAGACCACCTGCAGATAACTCAAACAGACCTATGCTCTTAGATTACACAGATATTGGTGTAAACTTAGGTGATTTCAAATTAAATGTTGAAGGTGGCGAAATATACCAAGGGGAAGTTGTAGGTATCTTAGGACCTAATGGTATTGGTAAAACAACTTTTGTAAAGGCATTAGCGGGAGTTATGAAACCAAACAGTGGTGAAATAAATGGCGATATTAAAGTAGCTTACAAACCACAGTATATATTAACAGACTTTGAAGGAACCGTAGAAGATTTATTAATGGGAATAACTGCGATACACACTTCATTCTATAAATCAGAGATTATAAAACCTTTAGCTCTTGAAAATTTAATGGAATCAAATGTAAAAGACCTTTCCGGTGGGGAGCTTCAAAGAGTTTCAATTGCAGCTTGTTTAAGTCACGACGCAGATTTATATCTTATTGACGAACCTTCAGCTTTCTTGGATGTAGAGCAAAGATTAAACGCTTCAAGAGTTATAAGACGTATGGCTGATGAAAAAGACGCGGCAATGTTTGTTGTTGACCACGATATATTATTCCAGGATTACATATCCGATAGATTTATCGTATTCGACGGTGAAGCTGGAATGAATGGTCAGGGTAGTGCGCCATTGAAAAAGAGAGACGGCGCAAACAAGTTTTTAAAACAAATGGGTATTACATTTAGAAGAGACCCTGAAACAGGCAGACCAAGAGTTAACAAAGAAGGAAGCCAAAGAGACATATATCAAAAAGAAATTGGAGAATATTATTACGTAGATGAATAA
- a CDS encoding LeuD/DmdB family oxidoreductase small subunit, translating into MEKNSTYNKLKSQKIEELYANGLPSKISGKAHIFGDDVDTDAIIPGAYLRTTDLYELALHCMAGIDEDFPNKTANGDVIIAGDNFGCGSSREQAPVAIKYCGIQAIIAESFARIFYRNCINLGIIPIECKGIKKIMDTITNLKKSKNENESQKENSKMDISVEVDFENKKIYINNKDIEEYPIKNEDFTKVTCIFPKGKTMDILSKGGLVGYAKSQ; encoded by the coding sequence ATGGAAAAAAATAGCACGTATAACAAACTTAAAAGCCAAAAAATAGAAGAATTATACGCTAATGGTTTACCTTCAAAGATAAGTGGGAAAGCACACATTTTTGGAGACGATGTCGATACCGACGCAATTATACCAGGCGCTTATTTAAGAACAACAGACCTCTACGAGTTGGCATTGCATTGCATGGCAGGTATTGATGAGGATTTTCCAAATAAAACCGCTAACGGTGATGTAATTATCGCAGGCGACAATTTTGGTTGCGGAAGTTCAAGAGAGCAAGCCCCTGTTGCAATAAAGTACTGTGGTATCCAAGCAATAATCGCAGAGAGTTTTGCAAGAATTTTCTATAGAAATTGTATAAATTTGGGAATAATTCCAATAGAATGCAAAGGAATTAAAAAAATCATGGACACTATAACTAATTTAAAAAAATCTAAAAACGAAAACGAAAGCCAAAAAGAAAATTCAAAAATGGATATATCAGTGGAAGTAGATTTTGAGAATAAAAAAATATATATAAATAATAAAGATATTGAAGAATATCCTATAAAAAACGAAGACTTTACGAAAGTAACTTGTATCTTTCCAAAAGGTAAAACAATGGATATATTGAGCAAAGGTGGACTTGTAGGTTACGCTAAATCTCAATAA